The genomic DNA TCGATGATTTTAGTTTCTAAGCCAAATTTTTTGGCTCTTTGTATTCCAAAGGCGTCAAATTTATTGCAAATGAGTAAATTTACTACTATTTTTGTATCTCCAAAGACCTTGTTGTGGACTTTTTGCAAGATTGCTTCTAAATTTGATCCGCTCCCACTGAATAATACTGCGATGTTTTTTATAACCATTTGATTCCTTCTATAATGTCGTTTGGTGTGAAACTATATGCGTTTGCTTTGAAATTTAACGCTGTTTTTGCATGGGCTAGAACTCCACTAATGGCTGCATTTAGCGGGGAATATCCCTGAGCAAGAAGTCCTAAAATAATGCCTGAAAGTGCGTCTCCACTACCTCCTACGCTAAGCGCTGGTGTGCCAAAAGGGCTGATATAAACATTGCCTTTTTGAGCGATGAGCGTGTTTGCGCCTTTTAGTACCAAAACGCAGGCAAATTTGGAGCTAAACTCAATGGCAAATTCCAGCCTTGAGCTTTGGACTTCTTCCACGCTAAACTCGCCAAAACTAGCGATTTTAAGTAGGTTTGCAAACTCTTTTGGGTGTGGGGTTAAGACGGCTTTTTGGCTTGTGGCTAGATTAAAAACCTCATCACGGTAAAACATATCAGCATCGACCACGCAAGGCAAAGTGATAAAATCCCCAAGATCAAATCTCGCCACGCCAAGCCCCATTCCTATGGCAACCGAACTAGCTAATTTGAAGCTATTTTTTAGCATAATTTCATCATCTAGTATGATTTGTTTGTCGCTTAAATTTACCACGCTTACACGCCCAGCTCCCATTTTTAGGGCTGCTTTTGCTACGATTTTAGCTGCACCACTCATCATTCCACAAGCCACAAAAGCATGACCAAAGTCGCCCTTGCTTACATTTTGTTTATCCCTTTTTGGAAGCTCTAAATCGCTCATTTCAAGCAAAAAGCTTCTACTCTCACCGCTAAATTTATCTTCGCAGATGCCTAAATTTGCTAGCTTTATCTCACCGACAAAATCTTTAGCAAGATCGCTGTAAAGCCCTATTTTTCTAGCTCCCATAGCCACGGTAAAATCAGCTTTGAAGCAAATTGGCGATAATCTGCCAAATTTATTCAGCCCTGTTGGGACATCGACTGCGATTTTTAGACCCGGTTTTTGATTTATCGAATTTAATAGATCTTGCAAGTCTTGAGGCAAATCCCTATCAAGCCCACTGCCTAAAAGCCCGTCCACATAGCAATCTGCCTCACAAATCTCACTAGCGATTTTCACGCCGACATTCTCTGTGATTTGGAGCTGGATTTTTGCATTTTGGTTTAAATTTGAGCTCCATAAAAATAGCTCACATTCATACTCCCCACTAAGCATTCTAGCAGCAGCTATCGCGTCACTTGCATTGTTTCCGCCACCACACAAAAACAAAATCTTCTTGCCAAAATCAAGCTTTTGTCTGATTAAATTTGCCACGCCTAAGGCTGCGTTTTCTTGGAGGACTAACTCACTTAATCCAAGATTTTCTATGCAGTTTTTATCTAGTTCATTTGTGCTTAAAAATAGCTTTTTCATGCTTTCATCCTATAGCTTAAACTCTCCAAAATATGGGCTTTTTTGATGGTTTGACTACCTTCAAGGTCGGCTATGCTTCTTGCCACTTTTAGAGTTTTGTTTATACCTCTTTGGCTAAGATTGTAGCTGCTTACTGCCTTGTCTAAAATCCCTTTTGCCTCGTCATCTAAAAGGCAAAATTTAGCTATATCAGCGTCACTTAGTTTGCCATTTAGCTCACTTTGACCTCGCATTATTTGAGCCTCAAAAGCCCTTAAAACCATACTTTGCATCTCTTTGCTACTCATACTTGGCTGATCACTTGCATTCACATCACTCATAGCCACATACACATCAATCCTATCAAGCAGAGCTTTTGAAACGCTACTTTGGTATTTGTCAATCTCTTTTTGAGTACATCTGCAAAGAGCAGTTTTGCTAAAAGCATTGCCACAAGGGCATGGATTTTGTGCGGCAACAAAGATAAATTTAGTCTCATAGCTAACTTTTGAATTTACCCTTGAAATGTTGATTTTATTGTCTTCTAATGGCTCACGCAAACTCTCAAGTATCTGCTTGCCAAAGTGTGGAAACTCATCAAAAAATAGCACGCCACCATTTGCTAAGCCAAGCTCGCCGATTTTGGCTCTAGCGCTGCCACCACCAAAAATTGAGCTTCTTGTGCTTGTATGATGAGGGCTTCGAAACGCCCTAAGAGCGCTAAAATCTGCGTCATTTGAGTTTAGTGATTCATAAGCGCTAGCTAGTAAAATCTCGTCCAAGCTTTGGGGAGGAAGTATGTAAGCAAGGCGTTTTGCGCTCATTGATTTGCCACATCCTGGGCTGCCTTCAAACAAGATATTATGCATTCCACTAGCCGCGATTAGGCAAGCTCTTTTGGCTCTTTCTTGACCTTTTATCTCTTTGAAATCTAGCTCAAATTTAGTATTTGGAACAAATTTTTTGCCATTTATCTCTATGACGTTTTGAAAAAGTGGATGAGTGGCTTGCACTTTGCACTCGTTTTTAAACTCATCATTTCTAAAAAACTCTCTAGCCTCGGCTAAATTTGAAATGCTAAAAACGTCTAAATTTGGTATCATCGCAGCTTTTAGTGCAATGTCTTTTGGCACCAAAACTTTAGCAGACTTGACCTTTGTACTAAGAAATAAAAGTATAGAAAATAGCTCAGCTGTACTTTTGACACTTCCATCAAGACCAAGCTCACCAAAGACAAAAAACTCACTATCGAATTTTTCTTTTTGGAGCAAAATGAGTAATGCGATAGGCAAATCAAAATGCGAACCATCTTTTTTCACATCGCTTGGGCTTAAATTTATGATAATTCTAAGAGCTGGAAATGCAAAATCCCCAAGCAAACTAAGAGATGATTTGACCCTTGAGACGGATTCTTTTATGGTAGTGCTAGCAAGACCAACTATATCAAAGCTTGGAAGTGCCCGTAAAAAGGAGGCTTCGATATCAATGATATGTAGCTTATCACTCAGGCTCGCACTTTTTAGGGATTTCATACTTATTTGGTTTTTGCTTTCTTTTTGTACTCTTTGTCAAATTTTTTGCGTTTATTAAAGCCAATTCTTTCTATAAAAAGATGTCCATCTATGTGGTCGTTTTCGTGCTGGATCGCTACTGCAAGCAAGCCTTTTGCTTCTAGTGTTTTTTTGTTGCCATATCTATCAAAATACTCGATTTCGATATGCTCTGCTCTTCTTACATCTTCGTAATAATCAGGTACACTAAGACAGCCTTCTTGATAGACTATCTCACCATCTTTTTTTAAAAATTTTGGATTTATTATTTCAAGTAGATCGTTTTTATCTTGAACTTCGTTTTCGTTTACTAAATTTACTATAAATGCCCTAATCGGTTTCCCGACTTGCAAAGCTGCTAAGCCGATACCATTTTTAGCTATCATAGTTTCGTACATATCATCTAAAAACTTACCCAACTCATCGTCAAATTTAGTAACTTCAAGACCTATATCATATAGCCTTTTGTCTGGGTAGGTTAATACCTCTAATATCATTAAATTCCCTCAATAACTTCATATAATTTTGTTCTTTTTCCACTATTTGGCAATCCATCAAGCGCTTTTGAGATTATCTCTTCTGAGCTATATTCTGGATTTAGTGCTATGACAGAGATTTCCATATCCATATCAAGCTCTTCTTCGCCTATGAAAAATGTTGTTTGATATAGCATTTGACCGATTCTTTCGCAAGCTTTTTTAGCTCCTGTTATATCGGTGTGTTTCATAACCATACCAAAGCATCCCTCGCCATAATGCGCGACTACGTCACTTCTTCTTGAAGTTTTTAGTAGTATTTTTGCGATATTTCTTAAGATTCCGTTTTTGTCTTTTACGCTTGGGATAAGGTCTAAAACCCTATCTTTTATATGTATTAGCATTACAGATACGTTGTAGTTGTATCTTTTTACGTTTATAAGTTCTTCTTCTACAGTTTTTAAGAAGTATTTTTTGTTGTAAACGCCAAATTTAGAGTCATAAATAGACTGTGCTTCAACTCTTTTAAATATTTTATTTACATCATCATAGTTATTTCTGATTATTTCAAGATGCTTTGCCATAAGTGAGTTTAGTTTATCTAGCTCTTCACTAAAAAATTTTATGATAGTTTGGGCTTCTAGTGGATTGGCGTTTGCTCTTGTTTCATCTAGCCTTTTTTGGACTATTCCTTTCATAACGACCAAATTTTTATATATCAGAGTTATGGTTTGTAGCATATTTTTGATCTGACCAAAGCCAAGACTAATCTCTTTTTCCATCAAGGCTTGTTGGTCGATATCGTCGTTTTTTTCACAATCCAAAAGCTCTAAAACTCTCTTTTGGAATGTTGAGGACTTAGTTTCTAGTAGTTTTCCAAAATAAATATCAAAATTTCCAGGCGTTGCTTGGACATTATCATCGCTAAGCTGCTTTAAAACCTGTTGTGAAAATTTATTTAGATCCACATTGTCATCGTTTTTTTCGCTAATTCTAGCACTTCTTGTGGCAACTGTTTTTTGAGAGTCACCCAAACTAGTGCTACTTTTATTTATATCTATACGATCTTTATCATTTCTTAATTTAACCACTAGAACCTCACTTGATTATTTAAAGCTTTTTTCTAAAACTTTATCAATAAGCCCATATTGTGCGGCTTCTTCGGCACTCATGAAAAAATCCCTATCAGTATCTTTTGCTATTTTAGCAAGTTTTTGTCCAGTATTTTTCGCAAGAGTTCCGTTCAAAACCTCTTTAAGACGCAAAATTTCTTTTGCTTGGATCTCGATGTCAGTTGCTTGACCTCTAGCTCCACCAAGAGGTTGGTGGATCATAATACGTGAGTTTGGAAGCGCATATCTTTTGCCTTTTGTTCCACAACTCAGTAAAAATGCTCCCATGCTAGCTGCTTGACCTATACAAATCGTGCAAACATCTGGTTTTATATAGTTCATGGTGTCATAAATGCTAAATCCGCTTGTCACCACGCCACCTGGGCTATTGATATAAAGATAGATATCTTTGTCTGGATCTTCAGCTTCTAAAAACAGCATTTGAGCTACAATCGCACTTGCCATTGAGTCTTCGATCTCGCCACTAAGCATGATAATACGGTCTTTTAAAAGGCGAGAGTAGATATCATAGCTTCTCTCACCTTTGCTTGTTCTTTCAACTACATAAGGAACATAATAGCTCATTATTCGCCTTTTTCGTCTTTAGCGTCTTTTTTAAATAGATTATTGAAAAGTTTTTCTTCTATCATTGCCATTTTAACAGCTGGAAGCATGCCTTGATTTTTGTAGTCTTCAAGGTGTTTTTTAGGATCGATGCCATATCTGTAAGCCTCGAAATATACAGCTTGTAAAAGCTCTTGATCGCTTACGCTTACGCCTCTTACTTTTGCAAGTTCATCAATGATAAATGTAAGTGCTACGCTTTTTTTAGCTTCATCTGCATAAGTTTCACGCTGAGCCATAGCAGCGTCTCTATCTTCGCTAAATTTCTTTCTTTCATCTTCGCTGAAGTTGCCCCAAGCGTTTCTAAATTGCATATCCATCTCTTGCTCGACGATGTTTTTTGGAAGATCAAATTTAAACTTCTCAACAGCTTTGTCAGCAAATTTTGGTTTTAGCTCTTCATTTAGCAATTTTTGGAATTTTTCATTTCTGATTTGCTCTTTGATTTTTTCTTCTAGTTTTGCAGCAGTTGGGTTTTCTTCTGTTGGAAGAAGTGCTTTTAGCGTTTTTTCGTCAAGCTCGCCGACTTTTTTGCCTTGAATTTCAAGTAATTTTACTTTGAAAACTGCAGGTTTTCCAGCAAGATGAGCTGCGCCATATTCTTTAGGGAAAGTTACGTTTACATCTTTTTCTTCGCCGACTTTTAGTCCGATCATGCCATCTTCAAATCCAGGAATGAATTGATTTGAACCGATTTCAAGGACGTAATCTTCAGCTTTTCCGCCTTCAAAAGCCACGCCATCAACAAAGCCTTCAAAGTTAAATTTAGCCCAGTCGCCTTTTTCTAAAACGTCTTTTTCGACCTTTTCAACTGGAGCCATCATAAGTAAAAACTCATTAACTTTATCTTCAATCTCTTTTTTAGTTACTCTTGGAGTAGCATAGTCGCTTATAAGCTCTTCATAGCCATCAACTTTTACTTCTGGTTTGAATGAAATTTCGATTTCTACATCGATATTTCCGTCTTTTTCATCAAATTTTAAAACCATTGGTTCGCCGATTATCTCATCTGCTTTTTTGTTTATATCAACTAAGCAAGCATTGATTATATCTTTAAAAAATTCATTTCTAGCATCATTTTGTAAATCCCCACCATATCTTTTTAGAACTTCAGCAGTTGGGACTTTACCTTTTCTAAAACCGTCTATTTTAATATTTTTAGCAGCTTTTTTAGCTAAATTTTCAACCTTTGCATTTAGCTCATCTGCTTTGATTTGTGTAGTAGCTGTAGCATTTGCAGGGTTTAAAAGTTGTGCTTTAACTTCCATTATCTTCCTTTGTTATGTTAAAAAATTGACAGTCAATATACCAAATTTTTGCTTTATTTAAGTATAAATTGTCAAATTTATAACTATAAAAGTCAAAATAGTATAAAATAATCCAAAAATTTTACGAGGTAATTTATGTTTGATGAAAGTAGAAGAAGCGAATTTGAAAATTGCGTAAAAACTATGTTAGAAATCATGGGTGAAGACCCAAAACGTGGCGGGCTTCTTGATACTCCAAAAAGAGTGGCAAAGGCTTATGAGTTCATCACTAGCGGATATTCTATGGATCCAAAAGACGTGCTAAATGACGCCTTGTTTCAAAGTAGCAACAACGAAATGGTTCTTATCAAAGACATTGAGTTTTACAGTGTTTGCGAGCATCATCTCTTGCCTATCATTGGCAGAGTTCATGTAGCCTACATACCAGATGGTCAAGTTGTAGGACTTAGCAAAATCCCACGCATGGTAAATATTTACGCAAGACGTCTGCAAATCCAAGAGCAAATGACAGAGCAAATCGCTCAGGCCATAGCTGAAACTATCAAGCCAAAAGGCGTAGGCGTCGTGGTAGAAGCAAGGCATATGTGTGTAGAGATGCGTGGGGTTGAGAAGATAAACTCAATCACTACAACTTCAGCCTTGCGTGGAAGCTTCATCAAATCAGCAGAAACTAGAAAAGAGTTTTTTGATCTGATAAACTCACCAAGGTCAGTTAAATTTTGAGCTTAGAAAATTTAAAAAGCAAACTTGATAAAAGTCTAAATTTATCAAGTGTTTTTGGGACGATTTCTAAAATTTCAGCCAGCACGATTGAGATAATTGGGCTTAGACCAAGTATCGGCGATATAGTAAGAATCGCTAGTAATGACGGGCTTAAAAGTGAGCTTGGCATGGTCACAGCCATAAGCCAAAAAGGTGCAAATGTCAGTCCGTTTGGCTTTGTTGAGGGATTTAAGATAGGCGACAAAGTCTATACAAGCGATCAAGGTATGAATATACCAGTTGGTGATGAGCTTATCGGCAGAGTTGTGGATCCATTTATGAACCCAAAAGACGGCAAAGGGCCGATAAATGCGGCCTCTTACGCTCCCATCATGCGAGCTCCGATTCCAGCGATGAAAAGAGGGCTTATCAATGAGCCTTTTAGTGTCGGGATTAAAACAATAGATGGCTTACTAACTTGTGGCAAAGGGCAAAAACTAGGTATTTTTGCAGGATCTGGCGTAGGCAAATCAACTCTTATGGGAATGATAGTCAAAAACTCAACCGCTCCCATAAAAGTCATAGCGCTAATTGGCGAGCGTGGTCGCGAAGTCCCTGAGTTTATCCAAAAAAACCTAGGCGGCGACCTAAGCAACGCAGTCATCATAGTAGCCACAAGCGACGATAGCCCACTTATGAGAAAATACGGTGCGTTTTGTGCTATGAGCGTGGCTGAATACTTCAAAAGCAGTGGCAAAGATGTGCTATTTATCATGGATAGCGTGACGAGATTTGCTATGGCTCAGCGTGAGATCGGACTAGCTCTTGGCGAACCACCGACTTCAAAAGGCTATCCACCAAGCGTACTTACACTCCTTCCTCAGCTCATGGAGCGAGCTGGCAAAGAAGAGGGCAAAGGCAGCATAACTGCGTTTTTTACCGTGCTTGTAGAGGGTGATGATATGAGCGATCCTATCGCTGATCAAAGCAGAAGCATACTTGATGGACATATTGTATTAAGCCGTGAGCTAACTGATTTTGGAATCTATCCACCGATCAATATCCTAAACTCAGCAAGTCGTGTTATGGGCGATGTGACAAGCAAAGAGCATAGAGCCAACGCTTCTAAATTTAAAAGGCTATTTTCTACTTTAAAAGAAAATGAAGTCCTAATCCGTATCGGAGCCTACCAAAAAGGCGCTGATAAAGAGCTTGATCTTGCAATATCTAAAAAATCATTTATGGAAGAGTTTATGAAACAATCCCCAAATGAGGGTTTTGAATTTGAAGAGATTATTAAAATGTTAGAGCAAATTAACTAATATTTTGATACCAAATATCGCAGAGAGATAATTTTTATAACTTTTACTCTCATTTACTAAATTTTAAAGCAAAATTTATAAAAGTTGTTATAATATTCAAGGATTAAAAAGATAAAGTTTATCCGAATTAAATCGGTAAATTACGAAAGGCTAAATTTGAAAGTATATTTAGACAATAACGCTACAACGATGATAGACCCTGAAGCTTATGAGCTGATGTTGCCGTTTTTGAGTGATAAATTTGGAAACCCAAACTCGCTTCACTCTTATGGCAGCGAAACTCACCCTGCACTTCGCACTGCAATGGATCAGCTATATGCCTGTATAAACGCAAAAGATAGCGACGATATCATAGTCACAAGCTGCGCTACTGAGAGCAACAACTGGGTTTTAAAAGGAATTTACATAGATAAAATCCTAAAAGGCGACAAAAAACGTATCGTCACAACCACAGTCGAACACCCAGCAATCGGCGCTACTTGCACGTTTTTAGAAAGCATTGGCGTGGAAGTTACAAGAATAGATGTCAATGAAGAGGGCGTCATAACAGGAGATGATTTAAGACGCGTTATGAGCGATGATGTCGCGCTTGTAAGCGTGATGTGGGCGAACAACGAAACAGGCATGATATTTCCTATCAAAGAGCTTGCGAGCATTGCTCATGAATTTGGCGCACTATTTCACACTGACGCCGTCCAAGCTATGGGCAAAATCTCTGTAAATGTTAGGGACGCAGATGTTGATTTTTTAAGTTTTTCAGCTCATAAATTTCACGGCCCAAAAGGCGTAGGTGGGCTATATATCAAAGATAGCATGCCTCTTACTAGCTTACTTCACGGTGGCGAGCACATGGGTGGTAGAAGAAGTGGCACGCTAAACGTCGCTGGCATAGTAGCGATGGGAAAAGCACTCGAAAACGCAACTAAATTTATAAAATATGAAGAAAGTCACGTACGCCGCTTAAGAGACAAGCTAGAAGATGCACTTTTAGCACTTCCAGAAGTCACAGTAGTAGGTCAAAAAGAACACCGCGTACCAAATACTATTTTAGCAAGTATAAAAGGCGTTGAAGGCGAGGCGATGCTATGGGATCTAAACCAAGCTGGCATCGCAGCTAGCACTGGTTCAGCTTGTGCTAGTGAAGATCTTGAGAGCAATCCTATCATGGAAGCTATCGGCGCCGATAGCGAGCTAGCTCACACTGCACTTCGTTTGTCACTTTCACGTTTTAATACTGAAGTTGAGATAGACTACGCGATAGAAAAGATCAAAAACGCAGTAACAAGGCTAAGAGCTATATCAAGCAGCTATGCTTACGCACCAGACTGGCACAAATCAGGACTATAAAAATTAAAAATTAGGATAAAACAATGGCTAAGGGAAATTTAATCAGTGGAAATATTTGGGATGAGTATTCACAAAAGGTTCAAGATGCGATGAATCACCCAAAAAATATGGGCGAAATCACAGAAGAGCAAGCTGAGGCTATGGGCTGCACTCTCATCATCGCAGATCACGGTGCTGAGAGTTGTGGCGACGCAGTTAGGCTATACTGGGCTGTAGAAAACGGCACAGAAATCATCAAAGACGCTAAATTTAAGAGCTTTGGTTGTGGTACTGCCATAGCTAGTAGTGATTATATGGCTGAACTTTGCAAAGGCAAAACAGTAGACGAGGCGGTCAAAATCACAAACATAGATGTAGAAAAAGCTATGCGTGACACTCCAGAAACTCCAGCCGTGCCACCACAAAAAATGCACTGCTCAGTTATGGCTTATGATGTTATCAAAGCAGCTGCTGCAAGCTATAAAGGCGTGGATCCTGAGCATTTTGAAGATGAGATTATCGTGTGCGAATGTGCTAGAGTAAGTCTTGGCACGATAAAAGAAGTAATCCGTCTAAACGACCTAAAAACAGTCGAAGAGATCACTCAATACACAAAAGCAGGAGCATTTTGTAAAAGCTGTATCAAACCTGGCGGACATGAGAAAAAAGAGTATTATCTAGTCGATATCTTGGCTGAAACAAGAGCTGAGATGGAAGCTGAACGTATGCAAGCAGTCGCAAATGCTAAGGTCAGCGGAAGTGGACTTGAGAGTGATTTAAGCTTTGAAGAGCTAACAGTCGTCAAACAACTAAAAGCCATAGAAGCTGTCATTGATGAACACATACGTCCAATGCTTGTCATGGATGGTGGAAATATGGAAATCCTCGATATCAAAAAAGACGATGAAAGCGGCAAAATAGACGTATATATCAGATATCTTGGGGCTTGTAGTGGATGTGCGAGTGGGGCTACTGGCACACTTTATGCTATAGAAAACATCTTACAAGAAAATTTAAGCCCAAATATCAGAGTTTTACCAGTCTGATAAGTTACTTGGAGTTAGCACGTTTCTAACTCCAATATTTCTATTTTATTATAAAATAATACATATATTATCTACTTATAATTCTTTTATTCAAATTTAATTAAAAATCAAATATTTATACTAACTTTAAGCTTAATTTTTCAATAAATTAGTTAAAATCGGCGATAAATTCTATATTTAAGGATATAAAATGATTCTAAGTAAAAGCATAGCGGCAAAGGTAACTGCCAGCGTTGTAGCATTATTTGCAATACTTTTTGTTATCTTAACATACATTAACTACTCAGACGCTAGAGATAACTCTTTGGAGTTACTAAATGTTGAAAGAACAAAGGCTATAAATGCTACTCAAACTATTTTAAAAGAAAATATAGGCACAAGCATTGAAGAGATAGAAAATCTAGTAAATTTGATAGCAAAAAGCGATTTGCAAGATGACAATATCTTAAATATGCTAAAAATAGCTAAAGAAACAAGTGGATTTGCGCTTCTTTATCTAGGTATGAGTGACAACGGCGTTGTTTATTACTCAGACGGTAGGACAAGATACCCAGATGCGAACTATGACCCAAGAAAACGTGGATGGTATCAAGAAGCAGTCAAACAAAACAAGACAATCATAACAGATCCATACGTATCAAACAGCACAGGCGAATATACTATTACGATAGCAAAACCACTTTATGTAAACAACAAAATGGTCGGCGTAGTATCAGGCGACTTCTCTACAGTTGAACTCAGCAAAGATATAATCGAAATTGGCAAAGTCGATGACGGCTATATCTTAATCATGAACAACGAAGGCAAAATCCTAGTAGATGCAGATTCAAAATTTATAGGCAAAACTCCAAATTTCACAAAAGAGCTGCTACAAAAACTTCAAGCTAAAGATTTCGATAAATTTGGCAGAGTATCATATGCCTATGAAGATGGCTCACAAAAAATAAGCAGATGCCAACAAACTGGCTACAATAATTGGTTAGTTTGTACAGTTATGGACTCAAACTACTTTGACAAACAAACAGATAAAATTTTAGAAAAACAAATAATCTTGGTTGTTATATTCCTTATTTTTTCAGCATTTACTGTGTGGTTTTTAATAAAAAATTCTCTAAAACCTCTTCATACAATAGTTGATGGTCTTACTGACTTCTTCGACTTCCTCCACCACAAGAATGACAATCCTAAAGTAATAGAGATAAAGACTAATGATGAGTTTGGTATCATATCTAAGCTTATTAATGAAAACATTGCAAATGTTAAATCT from Campylobacter iguaniorum includes the following:
- a CDS encoding GGDEF domain-containing protein; amino-acid sequence: MVKLRNDKDRIDINKSSTSLGDSQKTVATRSARISEKNDDNVDLNKFSQQVLKQLSDDNVQATPGNFDIYFGKLLETKSSTFQKRVLELLDCEKNDDIDQQALMEKEISLGFGQIKNMLQTITLIYKNLVVMKGIVQKRLDETRANANPLEAQTIIKFFSEELDKLNSLMAKHLEIIRNNYDDVNKIFKRVEAQSIYDSKFGVYNKKYFLKTVEEELINVKRYNYNVSVMLIHIKDRVLDLIPSVKDKNGILRNIAKILLKTSRRSDVVAHYGEGCFGMVMKHTDITGAKKACERIGQMLYQTTFFIGEEELDMDMEISVIALNPEYSSEEIISKALDGLPNSGKRTKLYEVIEGI
- a CDS encoding NifS family cysteine desulfurase, which gives rise to MKVYLDNNATTMIDPEAYELMLPFLSDKFGNPNSLHSYGSETHPALRTAMDQLYACINAKDSDDIIVTSCATESNNWVLKGIYIDKILKGDKKRIVTTTVEHPAIGATCTFLESIGVEVTRIDVNEEGVITGDDLRRVMSDDVALVSVMWANNETGMIFPIKELASIAHEFGALFHTDAVQAMGKISVNVRDADVDFLSFSAHKFHGPKGVGGLYIKDSMPLTSLLHGGEHMGGRRSGTLNVAGIVAMGKALENATKFIKYEESHVRRLRDKLEDALLALPEVTVVGQKEHRVPNTILASIKGVEGEAMLWDLNQAGIAASTGSACASEDLESNPIMEAIGADSELAHTALRLSLSRFNTEVEIDYAIEKIKNAVTRLRAISSSYAYAPDWHKSGL
- the folE gene encoding GTP cyclohydrolase I FolE gives rise to the protein MFDESRRSEFENCVKTMLEIMGEDPKRGGLLDTPKRVAKAYEFITSGYSMDPKDVLNDALFQSSNNEMVLIKDIEFYSVCEHHLLPIIGRVHVAYIPDGQVVGLSKIPRMVNIYARRLQIQEQMTEQIAQAIAETIKPKGVGVVVEARHMCVEMRGVEKINSITTTSALRGSFIKSAETRKEFFDLINSPRSVKF
- the tig gene encoding trigger factor, which codes for MEVKAQLLNPANATATTQIKADELNAKVENLAKKAAKNIKIDGFRKGKVPTAEVLKRYGGDLQNDARNEFFKDIINACLVDINKKADEIIGEPMVLKFDEKDGNIDVEIEISFKPEVKVDGYEELISDYATPRVTKKEIEDKVNEFLLMMAPVEKVEKDVLEKGDWAKFNFEGFVDGVAFEGGKAEDYVLEIGSNQFIPGFEDGMIGLKVGEEKDVNVTFPKEYGAAHLAGKPAVFKVKLLEIQGKKVGELDEKTLKALLPTEENPTAAKLEEKIKEQIRNEKFQKLLNEELKPKFADKAVEKFKFDLPKNIVEQEMDMQFRNAWGNFSEDERKKFSEDRDAAMAQRETYADEAKKSVALTFIIDELAKVRGVSVSDQELLQAVYFEAYRYGIDPKKHLEDYKNQGMLPAVKMAMIEEKLFNNLFKKDAKDEKGE
- a CDS encoding bifunctional ADP-dependent NAD(P)H-hydrate dehydratase/NAD(P)H-hydrate epimerase, which produces MKKLFLSTNELDKNCIENLGLSELVLQENAALGVANLIRQKLDFGKKILFLCGGGNNASDAIAAARMLSGEYECELFLWSSNLNQNAKIQLQITENVGVKIASEICEADCYVDGLLGSGLDRDLPQDLQDLLNSINQKPGLKIAVDVPTGLNKFGRLSPICFKADFTVAMGARKIGLYSDLAKDFVGEIKLANLGICEDKFSGESRSFLLEMSDLELPKRDKQNVSKGDFGHAFVACGMMSGAAKIVAKAALKMGAGRVSVVNLSDKQIILDDEIMLKNSFKLASSVAIGMGLGVARFDLGDFITLPCVVDADMFYRDEVFNLATSQKAVLTPHPKEFANLLKIASFGEFSVEEVQSSRLEFAIEFSSKFACVLVLKGANTLIAQKGNVYISPFGTPALSVGGSGDALSGIILGLLAQGYSPLNAAISGVLAHAKTALNFKANAYSFTPNDIIEGIKWL
- the fliI gene encoding flagellar protein export ATPase FliI produces the protein MSLENLKSKLDKSLNLSSVFGTISKISASTIEIIGLRPSIGDIVRIASNDGLKSELGMVTAISQKGANVSPFGFVEGFKIGDKVYTSDQGMNIPVGDELIGRVVDPFMNPKDGKGPINAASYAPIMRAPIPAMKRGLINEPFSVGIKTIDGLLTCGKGQKLGIFAGSGVGKSTLMGMIVKNSTAPIKVIALIGERGREVPEFIQKNLGGDLSNAVIIVATSDDSPLMRKYGAFCAMSVAEYFKSSGKDVLFIMDSVTRFAMAQREIGLALGEPPTSKGYPPSVLTLLPQLMERAGKEEGKGSITAFFTVLVEGDDMSDPIADQSRSILDGHIVLSRELTDFGIYPPINILNSASRVMGDVTSKEHRANASKFKRLFSTLKENEVLIRIGAYQKGADKELDLAISKKSFMEEFMKQSPNEGFEFEEIIKMLEQIN
- the clpP gene encoding ATP-dependent Clp endopeptidase proteolytic subunit ClpP translates to MSYYVPYVVERTSKGERSYDIYSRLLKDRIIMLSGEIEDSMASAIVAQMLFLEAEDPDKDIYLYINSPGGVVTSGFSIYDTMNYIKPDVCTICIGQAASMGAFLLSCGTKGKRYALPNSRIMIHQPLGGARGQATDIEIQAKEILRLKEVLNGTLAKNTGQKLAKIAKDTDRDFFMSAEEAAQYGLIDKVLEKSFK
- the def gene encoding peptide deformylase: MILEVLTYPDKRLYDIGLEVTKFDDELGKFLDDMYETMIAKNGIGLAALQVGKPIRAFIVNLVNENEVQDKNDLLEIINPKFLKKDGEIVYQEGCLSVPDYYEDVRRAEHIEIEYFDRYGNKKTLEAKGLLAVAIQHENDHIDGHLFIERIGFNKRKKFDKEYKKKAKTK
- a CDS encoding YifB family Mg chelatase-like AAA ATPase, which translates into the protein MKSLKSASLSDKLHIIDIEASFLRALPSFDIVGLASTTIKESVSRVKSSLSLLGDFAFPALRIIINLSPSDVKKDGSHFDLPIALLILLQKEKFDSEFFVFGELGLDGSVKSTAELFSILLFLSTKVKSAKVLVPKDIALKAAMIPNLDVFSISNLAEAREFFRNDEFKNECKVQATHPLFQNVIEINGKKFVPNTKFELDFKEIKGQERAKRACLIAASGMHNILFEGSPGCGKSMSAKRLAYILPPQSLDEILLASAYESLNSNDADFSALRAFRSPHHTSTRSSIFGGGSARAKIGELGLANGGVLFFDEFPHFGKQILESLREPLEDNKINISRVNSKVSYETKFIFVAAQNPCPCGNAFSKTALCRCTQKEIDKYQSSVSKALLDRIDVYVAMSDVNASDQPSMSSKEMQSMVLRAFEAQIMRGQSELNGKLSDADIAKFCLLDDEAKGILDKAVSSYNLSQRGINKTLKVARSIADLEGSQTIKKAHILESLSYRMKA